Proteins from one Xenorhabdus griffiniae genomic window:
- the entS gene encoding enterobactin transporter EntS, giving the protein MATSSIFLDFSLLKNNAHFRAIFIARMLSVFALGMLTVGVPVQMQFLTGSTLQVGIVVALDGVGMFIGLILGGILADRYDRRKLILFARGTCGLGFVALSVNAFLDSPSLYMLYFLSVWDGFFGALGMTALMAAIPNLVGRENLAAAGALSMITVRIGAIISPALAGIIIVVGGPGWNFAVAAIGTLATLLPLMRLPEMKPQPSKQEHPISALISGVKFVCQHKIVGSVILVGMMISIAGAVRILFPALSQEVYHQGPSATGLMYSAVPLGAMLGAFTSGWIGRSTRPGVLLVICALCSFITLSLLGIVTNIILALLVLVCYGYLNAFASLLQFTLVQSHTPDHLLGRVNSFVTAQDVTGDSLGALGLGFMGRLLSPVITVFSFGTFAAITCLLLAAVVKPLRHSTLRDRETSTLEQRLQQDDN; this is encoded by the coding sequence ATGGCTACTTCATCAATTTTTTTGGATTTTAGTTTACTTAAAAATAATGCCCATTTTCGCGCTATCTTTATTGCCCGTATGTTATCTGTCTTTGCATTAGGGATGCTGACGGTTGGTGTGCCTGTCCAAATGCAGTTTCTGACAGGATCTACCTTACAGGTCGGGATTGTGGTGGCACTGGATGGCGTTGGTATGTTCATCGGGTTAATCTTGGGTGGAATACTGGCTGATCGTTATGATAGACGTAAACTTATTTTGTTTGCCCGTGGCACCTGTGGTCTCGGTTTTGTCGCTCTGAGTGTTAACGCATTTCTAGACTCTCCGTCCCTGTATATGCTCTATTTTCTTTCTGTTTGGGATGGTTTTTTTGGTGCATTGGGGATGACGGCATTAATGGCAGCCATCCCCAATTTAGTCGGGCGGGAGAATCTGGCGGCGGCAGGGGCCTTGAGCATGATTACTGTTCGCATCGGTGCCATTATTTCACCGGCATTGGCAGGGATTATTATTGTTGTTGGTGGACCAGGATGGAACTTTGCCGTGGCAGCCATCGGTACATTAGCCACGTTGTTACCCCTGATGAGGCTCCCTGAAATGAAGCCTCAACCAAGTAAGCAGGAGCATCCAATCAGTGCATTGATAAGCGGAGTGAAATTTGTTTGTCAGCATAAAATTGTGGGCAGTGTCATATTGGTAGGGATGATGATCAGTATCGCGGGAGCCGTGCGTATCCTGTTTCCTGCCTTATCTCAGGAAGTTTACCACCAAGGGCCGTCAGCAACGGGGTTGATGTATTCCGCTGTTCCCTTGGGAGCCATGCTCGGCGCCTTTACCAGCGGCTGGATAGGACGCAGTACCCGACCTGGTGTTCTGCTTGTTATATGTGCCCTGTGTTCCTTTATCACGTTATCCCTGCTAGGGATCGTGACCAATATCATTCTGGCATTACTTGTGTTGGTTTGTTATGGATATTTGAATGCATTTGCATCCTTACTGCAATTTACCCTTGTTCAGAGTCATACACCGGATCATTTACTGGGGCGAGTGAACAGTTTTGTCACTGCTCAAGATGTTACCGGCGATTCTTTGGGAGCATTGGGATTAGGTTTTATGGGCCGTTTGTTATCTCCGGTAATCACTGTTTTTTCGTTTGGAACTTTTGCTGCAATTACCTGCTTGTTGCTTGCAGCAGTAGTAAAACCTTTACGTCATTCTACCCTGCGTGACAGAGAAACAAGCACCTTAGAACAAAGGCTGCAGCAAGATGATAATTAA
- a CDS encoding autotransporter outer membrane beta-barrel domain-containing protein: MNKSDRRPWNTLTSTRLSVKTQPRVLYHAIACCLAAASAGAYAENYVEKGRIGDPASWRSSEFSGQWGLGAIHADEAYARGYTGKGIKLGIFDQAVYAKHPEFMGKDKVINLKTSGIREYTDPYIPVKKGDSFTYDGTPSVDRYGRLGTHGVHVAGIAAANRDGREMHGVAYNAQILTADNGDPGPEDGIILGNDGGVYLAGWNALRDSGARIINNSWGIGIDRELERGGKDPNAAHFTLAEAQMQFDEIKPILGTKPGGAYQGAIDAARSGIVTIFAAGNSNNYSNPDAIAGLAWFVPEIAPNWLTVASLQQNPNSSNSVPYTISDFSSRCGYTASFCVSAPGSWIYSSVIKGTGIDNITTGYDSYRGTSMAAPHAGGSIAVLMERFPYMTGDQVASVLRTTATDLGEKGIDELYGWGLINLGKAINGPGMFYTAEDIPEKFRIPDPDGVAYGKGQFIADIPGVGAVLDKGKPTERVCDAGQCAQDQWSNDISGHGGLTKQGRGALTLSGQNTYSGPTLVKQGLLDVSGSVSSSVAVMESGTLGGNGTVGALNVQRGGTVAPGNSIGTLKVAKKITFEPGSYYAVEIASDGRSDKIQVEESAQLNGGKVSVSLENTANLLSFEDVRSLSGQQYTILSAKQNINGRFDGVVPIYLFLGTGLSYQPGEINLHVGRNETAFVDFAKTQNERAVAAAADTLGMGNPVYESILTSRSAEQARSAFRQLDGQIHADIASQLVNDSRYLRDTLNSRLSQAEGRSSSPDIHGDNNGAWVRLLGAWSHASGTANATGYQASNYGLFLGADALIDEYSRFGIATGYTRTSLDGANNATADSNNYHLALYGDRQFGDFVLRANSGFTWHRIDTKRFISYGSQRDSENAKYSGRTTQLSAELAYLLPTGVVNLEPFINLAYVNFRNEGINEDGVAAALHGNSQHTEATLSTLGLRANHSWQAAWGSAITLNGELGWQHQYGERERATGLAFRDSNTTFVTRSVPASRDGMVLKANAEVSASNNVSFTLGYSGLLSSRHQDNSMNIGFRWQF, from the coding sequence ATGAATAAAAGCGACAGAAGACCTTGGAACACGCTGACTTCCACACGTTTATCAGTCAAAACCCAACCACGAGTGCTTTATCACGCTATAGCTTGCTGTTTGGCTGCGGCCAGCGCAGGCGCCTATGCCGAAAATTATGTTGAAAAAGGACGGATTGGCGATCCTGCCAGTTGGCGTTCCAGTGAGTTTTCCGGCCAATGGGGGCTTGGTGCGATTCACGCTGATGAAGCCTATGCCAGAGGCTATACCGGTAAAGGGATTAAATTAGGCATATTTGATCAGGCAGTTTATGCCAAGCATCCTGAGTTTATGGGAAAAGATAAAGTCATCAACTTAAAGACTTCTGGGATACGTGAATATACTGATCCCTATATTCCGGTGAAGAAAGGTGATTCATTTACTTATGATGGCACGCCGTCCGTGGATAGGTACGGGAGGCTAGGAACACATGGTGTCCATGTGGCTGGCATAGCGGCGGCTAACCGAGATGGCAGAGAGATGCATGGCGTGGCCTATAACGCCCAAATACTCACTGCGGATAACGGTGATCCTGGCCCTGAAGATGGCATTATCTTGGGCAATGATGGTGGTGTTTACCTGGCGGGTTGGAATGCACTGAGAGACAGCGGCGCTCGTATCATTAACAATAGCTGGGGGATTGGTATTGATCGGGAGCTTGAGAGGGGTGGGAAAGATCCAAACGCAGCCCATTTTACCCTGGCTGAAGCTCAGATGCAGTTTGATGAAATCAAACCGATTTTGGGTACAAAACCTGGTGGGGCATATCAGGGGGCAATTGATGCTGCCCGTAGCGGCATTGTGACAATTTTTGCTGCTGGCAACAGTAATAACTACAGTAATCCAGATGCTATTGCGGGCTTGGCTTGGTTTGTGCCTGAGATTGCACCAAACTGGTTGACCGTCGCGAGCTTGCAACAAAATCCAAATAGTTCCAATAGCGTGCCTTATACCATCAGCGATTTTTCCTCCCGCTGTGGCTATACTGCCAGTTTTTGTGTCAGCGCACCGGGTAGTTGGATATATAGCTCAGTTATTAAGGGAACAGGGATAGACAATATTACCACGGGCTATGACAGCTATAGAGGGACCTCAATGGCCGCGCCACATGCTGGTGGTAGTATTGCGGTATTGATGGAACGTTTCCCCTATATGACCGGCGATCAAGTCGCTTCTGTGCTTCGTACGACGGCTACTGATCTAGGGGAAAAGGGCATTGACGAGCTTTACGGCTGGGGATTGATCAACCTCGGTAAAGCAATAAATGGTCCTGGCATGTTCTATACCGCAGAAGATATTCCTGAAAAATTCCGCATTCCAGATCCTGACGGAGTCGCTTACGGTAAGGGACAGTTTATTGCTGATATTCCGGGTGTTGGTGCCGTGCTCGATAAGGGTAAACCGACTGAACGCGTCTGTGATGCTGGTCAGTGCGCCCAGGATCAATGGAGCAATGATATCAGTGGTCATGGTGGATTAACCAAACAAGGCAGAGGTGCACTGACTCTCAGTGGTCAGAATACCTATTCTGGCCCAACACTGGTCAAACAGGGATTACTGGACGTTAGCGGTAGTGTCTCTTCCAGCGTTGCAGTAATGGAAAGTGGCACACTTGGTGGGAATGGTACGGTGGGAGCGCTCAATGTGCAGCGTGGCGGTACGGTAGCACCAGGTAACTCTATAGGGACGCTTAAGGTTGCTAAAAAAATTACCTTTGAACCTGGTTCTTATTACGCTGTTGAAATCGCTTCCGATGGGCGCAGTGACAAAATTCAGGTTGAAGAAAGTGCACAGCTCAATGGCGGAAAGGTTAGTGTTTCCCTTGAGAATACGGCCAACTTACTTTCGTTTGAAGATGTGCGAAGCCTGAGTGGTCAGCAATATACTATTCTTAGTGCGAAGCAGAATATCAATGGTCGCTTTGATGGTGTTGTCCCGATTTATCTCTTCCTTGGCACTGGATTGTCTTATCAACCTGGTGAAATCAATCTCCATGTTGGACGTAATGAGACGGCTTTTGTCGATTTTGCTAAGACACAAAATGAACGTGCAGTGGCTGCTGCCGCGGATACACTTGGGATGGGGAATCCGGTTTACGAAAGTATCTTAACCAGTCGTTCTGCGGAGCAAGCCCGCTCTGCGTTCCGTCAGCTTGATGGGCAAATTCACGCTGATATCGCGTCTCAGTTGGTTAATGACAGCCGTTATTTACGTGATACCTTGAATTCTCGTTTGAGTCAGGCTGAAGGCCGTTCATCTTCGCCCGATATTCATGGAGACAATAACGGTGCGTGGGTTCGGCTGCTTGGTGCATGGAGCCACGCTTCTGGAACAGCGAATGCGACGGGCTATCAGGCTTCAAACTATGGTTTATTCCTTGGTGCGGATGCGCTTATTGATGAATATAGCCGTTTTGGTATCGCAACGGGTTACACCCGTACTTCCCTTGATGGCGCTAACAATGCGACTGCTGACAGTAATAACTATCACCTTGCTCTTTATGGTGACCGCCAATTTGGTGACTTTGTGTTGCGCGCCAATAGCGGGTTCACGTGGCACCGTATTGATACCAAACGCTTTATCAGTTATGGCAGTCAGCGTGATAGTGAGAATGCCAAGTACAGTGGGCGAACAACACAATTATCCGCTGAACTTGCTTACCTTCTGCCGACAGGGGTTGTGAATTTGGAGCCGTTCATTAACCTGGCTTACGTCAATTTCCGCAATGAAGGTATTAACGAAGATGGGGTTGCTGCTGCACTTCACGGTAACAGCCAACATACTGAAGCAACGCTCTCTACATTGGGATTGCGTGCCAATCATAGCTGGCAGGCTGCATGGGGTTCTGCAATTACCCTAAATGGAGAATTAGGCTGGCAGCATCAATACGGTGAGCGTGAACGAGCAACCGGTTTAGCGTTCCGTGACAGCAACACAACCTTTGTGACTCGCAGTGTACCTGCTTCTCGTGATGGCATGGTGCTGAAAGCGAATGCGGAGGTGAGTGCAAGTAATAACGTTTCATTCACTCTTGGCTATAGTGGGTTGCTCTCCAGCCGTCATCAGGACAATAGTATGAATATCGGTTTTAGATGGCAATTCTGA
- a CDS encoding sodium-dependent transporter, giving the protein MSQQWTSRLGHILAATGSAVGIGAIWKFSYVSATNGGGAFLVVFLLFSFVIGLAVLLAENMLGSSTGEVAVNAFKKLLGKHWGWVGLIGVFSSWCIYSFYSVVGGWTIGYTVMASTGKLNITEVSQLTSIFTNFISNPWWPIIAHLAFSGLTCFVVLSGVQKGLEKSVKVMMPLLFLIMIVLIIVGIRLPGSSEGLKLFLYPDFNSLTGKGVLDALGLAFFSLSIGLGIHITYSSYLPNNKGIGKSSIWVVSLSCLVCVLAGLMIFPALAAAGLKPNAGPGLTFMTMPIYFASLPGGSILAVTFFLLLLMAALTSAISLLEHIVAYCQSRFKWSRRKASLRVTASIMLMGIPVSLSFGPLSDITLGGKTIFDMLDFITSNVLMPLFGIIICLVFGWSSKVNALIPDNMSLRKRQCLRFIWRYVGPLCIGVILVHGLI; this is encoded by the coding sequence ATGAGTCAACAATGGACATCCCGTCTGGGGCACATATTAGCAGCAACCGGATCTGCGGTTGGCATTGGTGCCATCTGGAAATTCTCGTATGTTTCAGCAACAAATGGTGGCGGAGCATTTCTGGTTGTATTTTTATTGTTTAGCTTTGTTATTGGATTAGCCGTTCTGTTAGCTGAAAACATGCTGGGAAGCAGTACGGGTGAAGTGGCCGTTAATGCGTTTAAAAAATTACTTGGTAAACATTGGGGATGGGTTGGCCTTATCGGTGTATTCAGTTCATGGTGTATCTATAGCTTTTACAGTGTTGTCGGTGGTTGGACCATAGGCTACACGGTGATGGCAAGTACAGGAAAATTGAACATTACAGAAGTCTCTCAACTGACATCTATTTTCACCAATTTCATCAGCAATCCATGGTGGCCGATAATCGCGCATCTGGCATTTTCAGGGTTAACCTGCTTCGTGGTATTATCTGGCGTGCAAAAAGGTTTAGAAAAATCAGTTAAGGTCATGATGCCACTGTTATTCTTGATCATGATAGTGTTAATTATTGTTGGCATCCGTTTACCAGGCTCATCAGAAGGTCTAAAACTATTCTTATATCCAGACTTCAATAGCTTGACCGGAAAAGGTGTTTTAGATGCATTGGGATTGGCATTTTTTTCGTTGTCTATTGGGTTAGGTATCCACATTACGTACAGCTCTTATTTGCCTAATAACAAAGGCATCGGTAAATCGAGTATCTGGGTTGTCAGCCTCTCCTGCCTGGTTTGCGTATTGGCTGGCCTGATGATTTTTCCGGCTTTAGCAGCTGCTGGCTTAAAACCCAATGCAGGGCCTGGCTTAACGTTTATGACAATGCCGATTTATTTTGCCAGCCTTCCGGGTGGCTCAATCTTGGCAGTGACTTTCTTTTTATTGTTATTAATGGCGGCACTGACCTCAGCAATTTCATTACTTGAGCACATTGTTGCCTATTGTCAATCGCGCTTTAAATGGTCACGACGTAAAGCAAGTTTAAGAGTGACGGCATCGATTATGTTAATGGGTATCCCTGTTTCCTTATCTTTTGGACCTCTAAGTGATATTACATTAGGTGGAAAAACCATCTTCGACATGCTGGACTTTATTACTTCCAATGTTCTCATGCCATTATTTGGAATTATTATTTGCCTCGTATTTGGCTGGTCAAGTAAGGTCAATGCATTAATACCGGATAATATGTCATTGCGGAAACGTCAGTGTTTGCGGTTTATATGGCGATATGTCGGACCTTTATGTATCGGGGTAATTTTGGTACACGGACTGATTTGA